The following proteins are co-located in the Solanum pennellii chromosome 8, SPENNV200 genome:
- the LOC107027962 gene encoding auxin-responsive protein IAA29-like has translation MELELGLAISNCNHFPINAITSYRKHGFDDSFSDMKMKMKQKRCFEEAFHEDEGVVERKTLSLFIWNGQPNEDDDNHGRNKKPFNATCHKDFEEESLKLLGWPPINTWRKKQFHHQGHAGWITNDRNNNNNNNNNVIVGGRNSMYVKVKMEGVPIGRKVDLRLYHSYQLFTQNLLQMFAKYQNSGKNSTRFTILYQDREGDWMIAGDAPWKTFVETVQRIEIQKNEK, from the exons ATGGAACTAGAACTTGGCCTTGCTATTTCAAATTGTAACCATTTTCCCATCAATGCAATCACGAGTTATAGGAAGCATGGTTTTGATGATAGCTTCTCCgatatgaagatgaagatgaagcaAAAGCGATGTTTTGAAGAGGCCTTTCATGAGGATGAAGGAGTAGTTGAACGTAAGACGTTGTCTTTGTTCATATGGAATGGCCAACCAAATGAAGATGATGATAACCATGGAAGAAACAAGAAACCTTTTAATGCCACTTGTCACAA GGATTTTGAGGAAGAAAGTCTTAAACTTCTTGGTTGGCCACCAATTAACACATGGagaaaaaaacaatttcatcatcaaggtcatGCAGGTTGGATTACAAATGATagaaacaataacaataataataataataatgttattgTTGGAGGAAGAAACTCTATGTATGTAAAGGTGAAGATGGAAGGGGTGCCTATAGGAAGGAAGGTTGATCTAAGGCTCTATCATTCTTATCAACTTTTTACCCAAAATTTACTTCAAATGTTTGCAAAAT ATCAAAATAGTGGAAAAAATAGTACACGCTTTACAATCTTGTACCAAGACAGAGAAGGAGACTGGATGATAGCTGGAGATGCACCATGGAA AACATTCGTGGAGACTGTTCAAAGAATTGAGATACAAAAGAATGAGAAATGA